One window of the Prionailurus bengalensis isolate Pbe53 chromosome E1, Fcat_Pben_1.1_paternal_pri, whole genome shotgun sequence genome contains the following:
- the SSTR2 gene encoding somatostatin receptor type 2, with product MDMEYELLNESRPWLSPPFDLNGSVVAANGSNQTEPYYDLTSNAVLTFIYFVVCIIGLCGNTLVIYVILRYAKMKTITNIYILNLAIADELFMLGLPFLAMQVALVHWPFGKAICRVVMTVDGINQFTSIFCLTVMSIDRYLAVVHPIKSAKWRRPRTAKMVNVAVWGVSLLVILPIMIYAGLRSNQWGRSSCTINWPGESGAWYTGFIIYTFILGFLVPLTIICLCYLFIIIKVKSSGIRVGSSKRKKSEKKVTRMVSIVVAVFIFCWLPFYIFNVSSVSVAINPTPALKGMFDFVVVLTYANSCANPILYAFLSDNFKKSFQNVLCLVKVSGTDDGERSDSKQDKSRLNETTETQRTLLNGDLQTSI from the coding sequence ATGGACATGGAGTACGAGCTACTCAATGAGAGCCGCCCGTGGCTTTCCCCTCCCTTTGACCTCAATGGCTCTGTGGTGGCGGCCAACGGCTCCAACCAGACAGAGCCATACTATGATCTGACCAGCAACGCAGTCCtcacgttcatttattttgtagtcTGCATCATTGGATTGTGTGGCAATACGCTTGTCATTTACGTCATCCTCCGCTATGCCAAGATGAAGACCATCACCAACATTTACATCCTCAACCTGGCCATCGCGGACGAGCTCTTCATGCTGGGTCTGCCCTTCCTGGCCATGCAGGTGGCTCTGGTCCATTGGCCCTTTGGCAAGGCCATCTGCCGGGTGGTCATGACTGTGGATGGCATCAATCAGTTCACCAGCATTTTCTGCTTGACAGTCATGAGCATCGATCGATACCTGGCTGTGGTCCACCCCATCAAGTCGGCCAAGTGGAGGAGACCCCGAACGGCCAAGATGGTCAATGTGGCTGTGTGGGGAGTGTCTCTGCTGGTCATCTTGCCCATCATGATCTATGCTGGGCTTCGGAGCAACCAGTGGGGGAGAAGCAGCTGTACCATCAACTGGCCAGGTGAATCTGGGGCATGGTACACAGGGTTCATTATCTACACCTTCATCTTGGGGTTCCTGGTGCCCCTCACCATCATTTGTCTTTGCTACCTGTTCATTATCATCAAGGTGAAGTCCTCTGGGATCCGCGTGGGTTCCTCCAAGAGGAAAAAGTCTGAGAAGAAGGTCACCCGGATGGTGTCCATAGTGGTGGCCGTCTTCATTTTCTGCTGGCTCCCCTTCTACATATTCAATGTCTCCTCCGTGTCTGTGGCCATCAATCCCACCCCAGCGCTTAAAGGCATGTTTGACTTTGTGGTGGTCCTCACCTATGCTAACAGCTGTGCCAACCCTATCCTGTATGCCTTCTTGTCTGACAACTTCAAGAAGAGCTTCCAGAATGTCCTCTGCTTGGTCAAGGTGAGCGGCACAGATGACGGGGAACGGAGTGACAGTAAGCAGGACAAATCCCGGCTGAATGAGACCACAGAGACCCAGAGAACCCTCCTCAATGGGGATCTCCAGACCAGTATCTGA